Part of the Sulfuricurvum kujiense DSM 16994 genome, GCTTAGTGCCCATCTTTTAGAGACATTAAGCGCAAAAGGGTACAGTGAGCCGACTCCGATCCAAGCGCAGGTGATTCCGCTTGTACTGCGGGGACGCGATATCCTCGGAGCGGCACAAACGGGGACGGGTAAAACAGCCGCATTTGCTCTTCCAATCATTCAAAAACTAAACGCTTCTTCTGAATCCGGACAAGCCAGTGCCCGGGCGCTGATCATCGTTCCGACACGAGAACTCGCGTCCCAAGTGGCAGAAGCGATCCGTTCGTATGCCGAGGGACTTGAACTTAACTGTATTGCCCTTTACGGCGGTGCCAATATGGCACGTCAGGCGAAAGAGTTATCGGAAGGGGTCGATATCATCGTCGCTACTCCGGGACGTCTGATTGAGCTGAATAAGCAGGGACATGTTCCGCTGTCGCGAATCGAATATCTGGTATTTGACGAAGCCGATACGATTTTCGATATGGGCTTTATCCGCGAAGTGGGGCAGATTATCGATCTTCTTCCCCTTAATCGTCAAAATATGCTCTTTTCGGCAACGATGACGGGTGCGGTCAAACAATTAAGCGAGAAAATTCTCAAAAAGCCTCTTTTGGTTGAGATCGATAATCTCAAAGCCGCCGATATGACATTACGTCAGGTGGTTCATCCGGTGGAAAAAGAGCGTAAAAAGGAGCTGTTGTCATTTTTGATCGGCTCTAACAACTATCCTCAGGTACTTGTATTTACCCGTACCAAAACCGAAGCGGACGAGGTTAGCGCCGAACTCACCGCAAGCGGATTGAAAAATGCCGTCATCCACGGCGATAAAAAGCACGGAGCACGGGATCGTGCATTGAGCGAATTTCGTGAAGGGTCTGCCCGTATTCTTGTCGCGACCGATATCGCGGCCCGCGGTTTGGATATCGAGGGACTCGACGTTGTTATCAACTACGATATTCCCCATGTATCGACCGACTATCTTCATCGTATCGGTCGTACGGGACGTGCAGGTAATGAGGGGCTGGCGATAACGCTTCTTTCATCTGGAGAGCATATTTCATGGAAGAAAATCATCACGATGCTCGGAAAAAACGTCGAAACGGTACTCGTTCCGGGGTTTGAACCGCCAGCCGATAACGCATTGGTCAAAACGCGGGGTAAAAGCCTCTCGAAAGAGGGGGAGAAAAAAGGGAAAACCGCCGGAGCGTTCGGAAACAAACGCAAAAAAGAGCCGGTACAGCCGAAATTCATCGGCAAGCGCGGACCGCGTGTCGCACGTGACGAACCCGCCGGTAAGAGTGCTTCAGGCAGAGACAGCGCTTTTGGAAACACTAAAAAACCTTCGCCGAAAAAATCGGGCGGACGGGGGAGATAATCTCTCGGGTTTTAATGTTGCAAATCTCCCACACCGTTAGTATTCCCGACTCTGAGATCGAGATAACCGCTATCCGCTCACAAGGAGCGGGAGGGCAGAACGTCAACAAAGTCTCCACCGCTATCCATCTGCGTTTTGATATCAACGCCTCGACACTTCCCGACTTTTACAAAGAACGGCTTTTAGAGATCACCGATCACCGTATTACGAAAGAGGGGATCATCAACATCAAATCCCAAGCATCACGCTCACAGGAAGAGAACAAAGAAGCGGCATTGGAGCGGCTCAAAGAACTGATCAAAAGCGTCACGGTGGTGCAGAAAAAGCGTAAACCGACCAAACCGACCCGAAATTCGCAGAAAAGACGGATGGACAGTAAGACGAAGCATGGGAATATTAAAAAGATGCGGGGGAAAGTGAGCGGCGGGGAAGGGTGAGTTTTTTTTCTTTGCAAGAATAACTGCGTCACAATATTTAAACGCTTTTTTATAAGAGGGTTTCGATTCGGAAATAACTCTGTGCTACAATCACGTCATTAAAACTCCCTCTACAGGAATTCCCATGAGCACTATCGATTTCTCCCTTTTACCCCATACCCCGTGCTATATCTGCGAAGAGGCTTTGTTAGAAAAAAATCTGCAAGTGATGGAGCGGGTGCAGAGAGAATCGGGTGCAAAAATCATCCTCGCCCTCAAAGGGTTCGCGATGTGGTCGACGTTTCCGCTCGTGGCAAAATACCTTCACGGATGTACAGCCAGCGGACTGCATGAAGCGAAGCTCGCGCGCGAGAAGATGAACAAAGAGGTCCATACCTACTCTCCGGCTTTTAAAGACGAGGATATCGACGAAATCGCCCGTATCAGCGACGATATCGTATTCAACTCCCCTGCGCAGTTTCACCGCTATTACGATCGTGTTAAATCAATTAATCCGAATATTTCGGTATCGCTTCGTGTCAATCCGGAGTACTCCTCTTCACCCGTCGATTTGTATAATCCGTGCGGAGTGTACAGCCGTTTGGGGACGACATTGGCTAATTTCGATGAGAGTATCGTCGGTAAACTCGACGGCCTTAATTTTCATGCCCTTTGCGAGCAGAATGTCGATGCGCTGGAGGGGGTTCTCGAAGCGTTTGAAGCAAAATTCGGCCCATTTATCGACGGACTCAAATACGTCAATTTCGGAGGAGGGCATCATATTACCCGAGTCGATTATGATGTGGAGCGTCTGATCGACGTGATCCGTGCGTTTAAAGCGCGTCATAACGATATCACCGTCTATCTCGAGCCGGGCGAAGCCGTCGGTTGGCAGACGGGCCCGCTGGTCGCATCGGTGCTCGATATCGTCCGTAACGGAATGGATATCGCGATTCTCGATACCTCTGCCGAAGCGCATATGCCCGATACCCTCGCGATGCCGTACCGTGCAATGGTACGTGGTTCGGGGGAGGCGGGAGAGAAAGCGCATACCTACCGTTTCGGCGGAAATACCTGTTTAGCGGGGGATATTATGGGAGATTATTCGTTTGATGAGCCGCTGAAAGTGGGGGACAAAATCATTTTCGAAGATCAAATTCATTATACATTTGTCAAAAATACGACGTTTAACGGAATCAAACTCCCCTCTCTGGCAATTTGGACCAAAGAGGGAGAGCTCAAAATGGTCCATGCATTCGGTTATGAAGATTATCGGAACCGACTCTCCTGAGACATAAAAAAGTTCGGCTAGAAAAACTCCAGTTCGCTTTCATCTTCATTCGTGACGGTGGTGAAAAGCGATTCGACGAGTGCACAGTCACTTAGCAAAGAGGCATCAAGATAATGGATATCCGGACAGTCCTGTGCAATGAAAATATGCATTTTCCAGTTTGCAAGATTATCGAAAATACCTGTTAAATAGGTTTTCAAAGTTTTTTGTTTAGTTTCTTCTAAACTTTCCACATCGATCGACTGTAGCAGGGTTATCAACGAATTGACCGAATAAGCAAGATCTCTAAATTCTATCGTTTCATTGAAAATATGGGTGTAGTGGACAAAAGTGACAATAACGGAATCGAGAACAGATGCCGTAAGGTTTTCATCAAAATACAACGCATCTTTGGCATCATTTTCATTTTCATTCAGATCGTCTATTAATGCGGTATCGTATTCAAACTCTTCTAAAAACGCTTTGGCGGTAATTTTTTGATGATCTTCATAATGCATACAATTGATAAAGCCCATATCAACCTGCCGTTGCTTGCATTCAGGCTGTCCGGTATCGGCAAGTGCTGATGTTACGCTACATGCTATCGGATCACTTTCGGGAAATATAGTGGATGGAGCATTATTCGTTGGGAAAGTATTGTCATCACTTCCATCAAACTTCATACAGGCGAGAAGGCTATATTTGCTGACTTGGAATTCAATGCTTTTATCTTCACAATAGCAAGTAAGCATGGATGTTGTATGTTCATCGAAAGGGAGAGACTCGCTTTCCAGTGTTGCGCCGATGCAATAAGCCCCATCATCGACGGTGATTTGTGCATAGAAATTCCCATACTTTACCAACGTATGAAACAATATGTCGCTCAGATGCAAAATATATTTTTCAATTTTTTCAATTTCTCCGCTCGCTTCCCCCAATATCTTATTAAGGCGCATGACAAAAACGTAGATGTCATGAGCACAGGCGATATAAATTTTATGGTGCTCGACAGCATCATTTGTGGTCTGTATAATTTCCGCTTCAAGTGATTCGTACGCTTTGGCTAGAAGAGGGTTCTTGTTGTCATATTCGATTTGCGTCATTGCGGCGATAATGATTTTTTCTTCTACGGTTTTGGGTTTATGGTAGTTTTTAAGATAGTCGATTAATAGTGGAGAAAAATCAAAACTTTGTATGAGCTGCAATACCTTTAGAGTCTTCCGTTTTTTCAGTCCGATGGTCAATAAGATAACGGCAAGCCTGACATTGGAAGCATTTTCAGCATCGATACGATAATAGCGCAGCAGATAATTTGCCAGATATAGAGCATCGATGATAATAGAGCGTCCGTCTTCATAGCTTATGAATGCTTTGATAAATTTGTCTCTTTCGCTTCCTACGTGCGGATTGGAACGTGCGAGAACATTATGGGCGCATTCGAGAAAACGTTTAGATTCGCACCCTTTTTGGATGATTCCCTTGACATTAAATTGATAGAGTTTGAGTCGGGCGATTTCATCCTGCCCGCTGTAATAGGCGATTACCGGAAGATCATGGTAGACTTTGTCTTTGGTCAGGTCTGAATAATGTTGATCTTTTTCTGAAAGAAGGATCTCTTCATCTATAATCAGCAATTGCGGCTTGATGTGCCGGATCTGATCTATCAGCGGTTGAGACTTGTCTATGACATTTACTTCAAAGTCCGATGCGAAAACATTACGAAGAAATTCGTTTTCGCTACTAAATATTAAAAGAGAGTATTTCATGGTTTTATCTCAAATTATTAATCATATCGGCAATCTCTAAGATTGAGAGAGAGCTTTTAACGGCTCCGAATTCCACCGCTTTTTTTGGCATCCCGTATACAGTACAAGATTTTTCGTCTTGCGCATAGGTAAGTGCACCTGCTTCTTTCATCGCTAACAACTTACTGGCACCGTCTTCTCCCATACCTGTTAAGATAACGCCTACTCCCATCGGACCGACTTCTTTAGCCATCGAAGCAAACAGTACGTCAACACTTGGTTTGTGGGAACTGACTTTTGGATAATCCTTTAATGTGATTTCGTAGCCGAAACCTGATTTTTTGACTTCCATATGAAGATCGCCCGGCGCGATCAAGATACGCCCCGGCAGCAGTTTGTCTCCTTGCGAGGCTTCTTTGATATCCGAATGGGGGACTAACGAATTAAGACGATCCGCAAACGATTTGGTAAATCCCGGAGGCATATGCTGGGTTATAACGATGGCCGGGTGGTTTACTTTTAAATGCTGAACAATCTCTTCGATGACCTGAACGCCTCCTGTGGATGAGCCGATAGCGACGATTTTTTTGGATGCGGGAAGGGCAGAATTCTTTCCGTACTCTTCTTCCGATAAGGTATATTTTCGGGTAGCAATGCGTGAGTTGAAACGAACTTTTGCTTTCGAAGCGGCTCTTACTTTGTCTAAAAAATCCTCAGTCGCATCGTCGAAGAATTTACCCACATTGATATTCGGCTTATGAACGACATCGACGGCTCCCATCCGCATCGCATCGATAGCCGCACTGCTTCCCGGACCGGCCATCGTAGAGCAGATAATGACCGGGATCGGCTTTTGCCGGTTAATCAGCTGTAAAAACTCCAAACCGTCCATTTTAGGCATCTCGATATCCAAGATAAAAACATCCGGAAGCCCTACGGTTTTAAAAACGTTAAATGCATCGACAGGGTTGGTTGCTTGACCAATCAGCTCTATATCGCTGGCTTTTTCGAAAATTCGTTTAAAGGCATTTCTAACAACGGCGGAATCGTCAATGACAAATACTTTAATCATTCAAAAAAATCCAATTGGCTTTTATCTTCCGTCTGTTCCGGAAAAAGATTTAGTTTCATAAATTCGATATTGTTTTCTAAAGAGTGTTCAAAAATATTTACATCCTGAAAAATCCGGTCTACGAACATATCCATTAAATTTTTATTTACATCGCTGATGATTTCACATAAATAATCGAATGCTTTCAGCCCCTCTGGTTTTACGGTTGTCAAATCCAAATTGATTAAAAAGTCACCCAACCCTTTAAATGATGTAGATGCGGTTTTAATAAATTCATTTTTTGAAAAGATATCGGCTATTTCATAGCATTTTTTCCCGATTTGCGACAGCAGTTCTTTCGATAACTCACCGTCTTTCAATTTTTGGTTTAATTCGGTCAGTTCATCGACGATAAATAATGAACTTCCCTCATAAAGGTCTAAAAAATTAACTAACGTGTTAACACTCGCCGAACCGTTTTTTAAACTGATATCTCTGCGGCCGATCGATAAAACGGCATAAAAAGTACTCAGTACCTGAACCAGTCTCCCTTTTAATTCATTGAAGGAGAAATTATCAAAAATGATATGGTCGCTCCATTCTATTAAATCCAACATATCATCGTTGATATGTCTATTGATGATAGTCAGCACGACGATTCGGTTACTGTACGCTTGGAGAGCATTATAAAATAATTTAGCCTGAGCGGCATATTCTGTGGAGTCTAGAATAACCACTTCGATTTTATTTGTTATTAGCGTGATATTAATATTTTCAAGTTCGGAATCATGAAGATTTCTTTGGATTGCACTTTCAAAAAAAGTTTCTAATTTATCGTATGCTTCATAGTGCCTCTCACTGAATAAAAGGATATTATAATTTTGTGCTAAAAACTGCAGGTAGTGACTATGTTGCTTGGTTGTCATATTCACTGCTCCAAAATGGACTTTAGTTTGCTAAATCCTAACTTTAGCACATTTTCATAATAAGTGTCTGAAGTTTTTTTAATGTAGTTTTTAAAACTGTTCAGTTTGACCTCTTGCTCTTGATTGAGATTCGCCATGTTCAATTTCAGCAGGGAGATAAAATCTTTGTTCTGATGCGCTATCTCATAGATCGTTAATCCGAATCTTCGGCTGTATTTGATGATATCGTCATCCAGCATCACCAGATAGTTATGATCATTGTCAATGACACAGTTCATAACCGAATTGTTGTTTTCAAAAATGCCTCTGACATCTCCGAAAAAGTTATCGAACTGATATTCGATATAGCGATGATTTTTAGCACGGTTGAGAACAAAAATGAATTTTAAATCGGGCCTCATATCTTTTAAAATCGAATAGATTACTACGGCATTTATACCGTCTTGTTCGCCGTCTAGGAGAGGAATGACCACTAAGTCGACAAAATGTATCATTCCGCTTTCATTGAACGCATTTAATACGACTGTCGTCGTTATATTTCCGCCGATATCAAAACAAGCGATTTCGTCTCGTGAAAACATCTCGGTTATATCTTCATGTAAAATAGGAGAAGAGACTTCAACGATTTTTCGGTTTGTCAATTTACTGTCGCCATAGCTCAGACAATCATTGTTTTCATCATCAAACTCATAAAAATAGACCGGTTGTTTGTTATTTAATTCATATAAAAATGGGGCGATCAGCTGCATTGAAACGGTGCTTTTTCCCACTCCCCCTTTACTTGAAACTACAGCAATTTTTATATTTTTATTTTTCATTCGTGTTATCCTTGTTTGCGATATATGGAAGTTTTGATCCGTTCAAGTCCATTTGTATTTATCATATTTAAATTTTCGGTATGAGAAATAAAAAAATACCCGCCGGGCAGAAGATGGTCCATAACACCATCCACAACTTTTTGCCTTGTTGCGTCATTAAAGTATATTAATACATTACGTAAAAAAATCAAATCAAATTGTCCGAAATCACTGGGGATATTGAGCAAATTGCCTTCTTCAAATCGCATATTCGGAATTAAGCAGCGGTCAATTAAAAATTTACCCTCGTTAATCCCTTTTCCCTTTAGGCAGTAGTTTTTACGTAGATAGGCGGGGATTTTTTCAACCCAGCTTTCAGGATAGAGACCTACTCTTGCTTTTTGAATCACATCGGAATTGATGTCCGTTCCGATTATCTCCCATTTGTTTTTATCTAGCATCGTGTCCAAAAGCATAGCGGCGCTGTATGCTTCCGCACCGACGGACGTGGCTGCGCTCCAGATACGAAATTTTGTATGGATCGGATAGGTGGGAATCAGCTCTTTTTGTAAAAACTCGAAATGTTCCATTTCTCTAAAGAAGTAGGTTTCGTTGGTGGTTAAAAGATTAATCATTTCCACTTTTTCGAGTTGATTGATCTGTACTAAACGGAGATATTCGGTATAGGTTTCAAATTTGTATTTAAGCAGCTGTTTTAGCAACCTACTTTGTACTAATAATTTCTTTTTATCATTTAAGTCGATTCCGGCTTCTTGAAAAAAAATTTTTTGGAAAGTTCGAAACTCTGCATCTTCTAATATCGGTATAGACACATATTGCCTTAGATGATCAATTCATGGATTGCTTCACCAAGCTTAAGCATATTTACTTTTCCGATTATTTTATCGGCACCGGCTGTCGCGAGATTTTCTTTCATACTGTCATTGGACATATTCGTGTGGACGATAATCTTGATAGAGTCATAACTCTTATTATCTCTTATAAATTTCATGACTTCTCTGCCGCCCATCACCGGCATCTCCAAATCGGTTATAAAAAGCCCTATTTCGTCGTCCGGAATGTTTTTGATTCCGTCTATAAGCTCTTTTCCGTTTGTATACATCACATAATTCACATTTAATGCATGGAAAAGTTCTACAACCATTTTTCGGATAAAACGGCTGTCGTCAGCAAAAATAACTTTCTTAGTAGTTCTGTCGATAGATTTCAGGTCTTTGAAATGCAAACGGCTATCTGTATCGATTTTGTCAAAAACATCCAAAAGCATTTTATCGCTGTCAAAAATGCTGCATAGTTCCTCTTTTCCTGAAATCAGTACTTTCGTAATGAACGATGTTTTTTCATTGTTTTCGGAGTTATCGATCATTGTTTCGGCCGGGATATTGACAATATATTCAACTTTCTTAACGACGATTCCCATTTTATGACCGCCGTAATGGGCTAATATTACCAACTCATATTCACTGTCATCCAATACTTTGTTTCCGAACCAGCGGTCAAAATTGACAATAGTCGTCATATTACCGCGAACATCAGCAGTCCCTATGATTAGTCCGCCCTCAGGATTTCTGGCAATTTTTAAATCACTGTAAACGAGGAGCTCTTCAATTTTAGATACATTTTTAGCGTAGTATTGGTTGTCACTTCCTACAAAAATAAGATATTGACTGGTGTCATTGGCGTTCGTACTGACGAGTTTGATGATATCCAATTCATCTTCATCCTCATCAATATCGGTTAGCCCCATTTTCGTAATGTCTTCCAGCTCATCGGTATTATAAGTTGTCATAACGCCCCTTTATTTTACTACTCGTGACAATTCTTGGATATTCAAAATAGCTTGCGTGTCTAAAATCGCAATGTAATCACCCTGATATTTGCCCATCTTAGATATGAATTTTTTATCTACTTTAGTCCCAAACCCCGGGGTCTCTTGGATGAGGTCGCTATCAATATCATCAACTTCGTACACTTCATCGATGATAATTCCGAGCTGTGTCGTCGTTTCGTCATTTTTTTTGTAGTTGACAACAATAATCGATGTTTTGTTGTTGACCTCTGTTTTGCCTAGATTAAAGCGATCAAGCATATCGATAACAGGGACGATATTTCCGCGAATATTCGTTACCCCTTTTACGAAAGAGGGCATCAACGGAACTTTTGTAATGGTCGAATATTCAACTATCTCACTTGTGCTTAAAGCTCTAATCGCATAGATGTCTCCTCCTACATAAAATAGGAGGTATTGGTCATCTTGCTCTAATTCAGCTTCCAGTGCATCTTCATGATTCATGATAATCCTTAGTAGCGATCAAAGTTTCGTAAATCCAAACCACTCTGATTTCCTGCAATCGCTGATGGACGTGAAGCCGATGAAACTCTCGCTAAAGGATTGTTAGAGGTAGCATTTCCGGTATTTGAAATTTTAAAGAACTGCATCATTCGAATCAAACTGTTAGCTTGTTCATTGAGCTCTACCGCCGCACTTGCCATCTCTTGCGATGATGCTGCATTCGTTTGCGTCACTTGGTCTAACTGTGTCATGGCACTATTAATTTGTCCGATACCGACATCTTGCTCTTTTGCCGCATTGGCGATATCTTTTACCAGTTTAGCGGTGTTTTGAATTTTAGGAACCACTTCGCTGATCAAAGATCCTGCACGTTGGCTTACTTTGACGCTTTCACTCGCAGTCTGAGAAATCTCTTGAGCCGCTATTTGAGAACGTTTCGCCAATTTTCGAACTTCTGCGGCGACAACGGCGAATCCTTTACCGTGCTCGCCTGCACGAGCCGCTTCGATCGCCGCATTGAGGGCGAGAAGGTTTGTTTGATATACGATGTCTTCGATGATACCGATTTTTTCGCTGATGCTTTGCATGGCTTGCACGGTTTTGACGACGGCATCTCCCCCTTCGATCGCCATAGAGGCCGCTTCTTCAGCCAATTGATTGGTTTGTTGAGCGTTTTTAGCCGATTCGCTGATGCTTGCGCTCATCTCTTCCAATGCGGCACTCGTCTCTTCCAATGAAGACGCTTGCTGTGTAGCTCCGGCTGAAAGAGATTGGGATGAAGAACTGACTCCCCCTGATGCACTTGTAATTTCATACGCGGCACCATTAATTTGTGCAACCATGTTCTCCAACTGTGTTCCCAAATTATTTGCCGTTTGTTTCACCGTATCATAATCACCTTTGTACTCTTTTGTGATTCTGTACGTTAAATTCCCTGCTTCTAACTCTTTTAATGCGTTGATCACTTCTGCAAAGCCACCGTCAACATCTCTAAGAAGGCTGTTGACCGCATTGATTATGGTCATGTATCCGCCGATCAAACCTTCTTTTTTTACTTGAGTTTTTAGGTCTCCGACCGCAACAGCCGCTCCGGCTTCTTCAAAATTGGAGAGCATCAGTTCCATCGTCGCGGCAACGTTGTTGATCGCTGTTTTGGTGACGTTATAGTCCCCTTTGTATTCATTTGTGATTTTATCGACGAAGTTTCCGTTTACCAGACGTTCCATACCGCCGTTTACTTCTTTAAAGGCTGTTTCGACATCGTGAAGGAGATTATTGACGGCGGTTATAATGGTTTTATATCCCCCCTCAAGCCCTTTGTCATCCACTCGGGTTGATAGCTCACCGACAGTTACGGCTGCACTGGCTACTTCAAAGTTAGAGATCATGCTTTTGAGATTATCGATGGTATGAGTCGTATAGACGGACAATGCGCTAAATGTTTTGTTAGCATCAATCAAATCGGCATCTTGGGTCGGCATTGGAACGTAGTAGGTATTGAGTTCCCCTTTCGCCACATTGTCCAAAATGGTTTGTAATTCTTTGATCTCATTATTGGTATAAGACATGATTTTATCGATTTCTCTCGTTTTTTCTTGAGCATCGGTTTGATCCAAGATATATTCAAAAGAACCGACAATGACACCGTTTGTATCTTTTAGAGGCGAACCGAAATATTTGATGTCTAACGTTTTAGTTAGGCCGACCGGTTTGGCTTGACATTCATGATCGCACATTTTATCCGTTCGCATAGCCATATCGCATGCACATGATGTCGTATTACAATCGTCGGCATGAAACTGGTTATAACATTTTGTCCCGACCATTCCCCCTTTTGGACTTCTCGTAATTGTTTCAGATAGAGCATTCGCCCATTTAATGGTAAAGTTCTTATCAAAAGCGACAGCCGGGATCGGCAATCGGTCCATAAACCCTGTGTACACATCCGCCATGGCGTTGACAGATTGAGCTACCTCTTTGTAGACTCCTTCGTAACGGGTAACGTCGAGTCTGGTATTTAAAGA contains:
- a CDS encoding DEAD/DEAH box helicase, producing the protein MSFTTLGLSAHLLETLSAKGYSEPTPIQAQVIPLVLRGRDILGAAQTGTGKTAAFALPIIQKLNASSESGQASARALIIVPTRELASQVAEAIRSYAEGLELNCIALYGGANMARQAKELSEGVDIIVATPGRLIELNKQGHVPLSRIEYLVFDEADTIFDMGFIREVGQIIDLLPLNRQNMLFSATMTGAVKQLSEKILKKPLLVEIDNLKAADMTLRQVVHPVEKERKKELLSFLIGSNNYPQVLVFTRTKTEADEVSAELTASGLKNAVIHGDKKHGARDRALSEFREGSARILVATDIAARGLDIEGLDVVINYDIPHVSTDYLHRIGRTGRAGNEGLAITLLSSGEHISWKKIITMLGKNVETVLVPGFEPPADNALVKTRGKSLSKEGEKKGKTAGAFGNKRKKEPVQPKFIGKRGPRVARDEPAGKSASGRDSAFGNTKKPSPKKSGGRGR
- the arfB gene encoding alternative ribosome rescue aminoacyl-tRNA hydrolase ArfB — protein: MLQISHTVSIPDSEIEITAIRSQGAGGQNVNKVSTAIHLRFDINASTLPDFYKERLLEITDHRITKEGIINIKSQASRSQEENKEAALERLKELIKSVTVVQKKRKPTKPTRNSQKRRMDSKTKHGNIKKMRGKVSGGEG
- the nspC gene encoding carboxynorspermidine decarboxylase; its protein translation is MSTIDFSLLPHTPCYICEEALLEKNLQVMERVQRESGAKIILALKGFAMWSTFPLVAKYLHGCTASGLHEAKLAREKMNKEVHTYSPAFKDEDIDEIARISDDIVFNSPAQFHRYYDRVKSINPNISVSLRVNPEYSSSPVDLYNPCGVYSRLGTTLANFDESIVGKLDGLNFHALCEQNVDALEGVLEAFEAKFGPFIDGLKYVNFGGGHHITRVDYDVERLIDVIRAFKARHNDITVYLEPGEAVGWQTGPLVASVLDIVRNGMDIAILDTSAEAHMPDTLAMPYRAMVRGSGEAGEKAHTYRFGGNTCLAGDIMGDYSFDEPLKVGDKIIFEDQIHYTFVKNTTFNGIKLPSLAIWTKEGELKMVHAFGYEDYRNRLS
- a CDS encoding protein-glutamate methylesterase/protein-glutamine glutaminase, which produces MIKVFVIDDSAVVRNAFKRIFEKASDIELIGQATNPVDAFNVFKTVGLPDVFILDIEMPKMDGLEFLQLINRQKPIPVIICSTMAGPGSSAAIDAMRMGAVDVVHKPNINVGKFFDDATEDFLDKVRAASKAKVRFNSRIATRKYTLSEEEYGKNSALPASKKIVAIGSSTGGVQVIEEIVQHLKVNHPAIVITQHMPPGFTKSFADRLNSLVPHSDIKEASQGDKLLPGRILIAPGDLHMEVKKSGFGYEITLKDYPKVSSHKPSVDVLFASMAKEVGPMGVGVILTGMGEDGASKLLAMKEAGALTYAQDEKSCTVYGMPKKAVEFGAVKSSLSILEIADMINNLR
- a CDS encoding CheR family methyltransferase, which produces MSIPILEDAEFRTFQKIFFQEAGIDLNDKKKLLVQSRLLKQLLKYKFETYTEYLRLVQINQLEKVEMINLLTTNETYFFREMEHFEFLQKELIPTYPIHTKFRIWSAATSVGAEAYSAAMLLDTMLDKNKWEIIGTDINSDVIQKARVGLYPESWVEKIPAYLRKNYCLKGKGINEGKFLIDRCLIPNMRFEEGNLLNIPSDFGQFDLIFLRNVLIYFNDATRQKVVDGVMDHLLPGGYFFISHTENLNMINTNGLERIKTSIYRKQG
- a CDS encoding chemotaxis protein CheV, which encodes MTTYNTDELEDITKMGLTDIDEDEDELDIIKLVSTNANDTSQYLIFVGSDNQYYAKNVSKIEELLVYSDLKIARNPEGGLIIGTADVRGNMTTIVNFDRWFGNKVLDDSEYELVILAHYGGHKMGIVVKKVEYIVNIPAETMIDNSENNEKTSFITKVLISGKEELCSIFDSDKMLLDVFDKIDTDSRLHFKDLKSIDRTTKKVIFADDSRFIRKMVVELFHALNVNYVMYTNGKELIDGIKNIPDDEIGLFITDLEMPVMGGREVMKFIRDNKSYDSIKIIVHTNMSNDSMKENLATAGADKIIGKVNMLKLGEAIHELII
- a CDS encoding chemotaxis protein CheW, encoding MNHEDALEAELEQDDQYLLFYVGGDIYAIRALSTSEIVEYSTITKVPLMPSFVKGVTNIRGNIVPVIDMLDRFNLGKTEVNNKTSIIVVNYKKNDETTTQLGIIIDEVYEVDDIDSDLIQETPGFGTKVDKKFISKMGKYQGDYIAILDTQAILNIQELSRVVK
- a CDS encoding methyl-accepting chemotaxis protein — encoded protein: MNNLNLDVTEFGIAEADVAKYIRLGLECEKNLSTLNKDSFTVLNEISAGSLNTRLDVTRYEGVYKEVAQSVNAMADVYTGFMDRLPIPAVAFDKNFTIKWANALSETITRSPKGGMVGTKCYNQFHADDCNTTSCACDMAMRTDKMCDHECQAKPVGLTKTLDIKYFGSPLKDTNGVIVGSFEYILDQTDAQEKTREIDKIMSYTNNEIKELQTILDNVAKGELNTYYVPMPTQDADLIDANKTFSALSVYTTHTIDNLKSMISNFEVASAAVTVGELSTRVDDKGLEGGYKTIITAVNNLLHDVETAFKEVNGGMERLVNGNFVDKITNEYKGDYNVTKTAINNVAATMELMLSNFEEAGAAVAVGDLKTQVKKEGLIGGYMTIINAVNSLLRDVDGGFAEVINALKELEAGNLTYRITKEYKGDYDTVKQTANNLGTQLENMVAQINGAAYEITSASGGVSSSSQSLSAGATQQASSLEETSAALEEMSASISESAKNAQQTNQLAEEAASMAIEGGDAVVKTVQAMQSISEKIGIIEDIVYQTNLLALNAAIEAARAGEHGKGFAVVAAEVRKLAKRSQIAAQEISQTASESVKVSQRAGSLISEVVPKIQNTAKLVKDIANAAKEQDVGIGQINSAMTQLDQVTQTNAASSQEMASAAVELNEQANSLIRMMQFFKISNTGNATSNNPLARVSSASRPSAIAGNQSGLDLRNFDRY